Below is a genomic region from Anoplopoma fimbria isolate UVic2021 breed Golden Eagle Sablefish chromosome 20, Afim_UVic_2022, whole genome shotgun sequence.
GGAATCCTTGGAGCTTTTAGGTGAAAAGGATCAGTGTGCTGCTCGCCCTGATACATTGCACTCTAAAACCACTATATAATCAAAAACATGGTTTGATAgttgaataaaagaaaagtgtgtcAGAGGTCAGATAGAGAGACACTGGTTTGGTGTCGAGTTAGGAGCTCTCTTGACCACAGTAGACCCAGAGGTATGTAAGGTATTCTAACTGAAGTGAACTCTGTTAAGATAACCACATAAATTGTAGATATTCCAACACTTAACAtaggcatttaaaaaatattatttcttaTAAGTCTGTAGCTTGATACAATAGCTTGAtataatataaagttattttatttcgATGGACACGTGTCACAATACCATACTATTACTGGCCTAAAGTGAGCAAAATGCATGCTAAAGACAAATAATAGCTGACCTGATCGTTAATCTAATAGATGCTGAACTATCATGTGAGCACGTAAATGTCCATATCCCCTCTGTATCAATAGGCAGCCATATAGCCCATAGTGTCATCCACAATCAGACACGCAAAAAGTGCAAATGTGCAATTTAATTGTTGTTGCAGGATATATTCAGAGCAGACATGAAACGACTGAAAAGTTAACAcaatcaacatttttctttatatcattttcacattaagtCTGCTAATGATATGAGAAGGTCTTTGTATGTCTTTATCATACCTCATTGTTCCCAAACAAGGAGTGTAATATCAAGGGGTCCAAAAACAAATGGATAAGTAGGTTGCTATAGTGACAAGACAGACAAACAAGCTTGCCTACGGAtgtaacaacacacaaaaaaaagaaccgaacacaatatgttttatatactgAAAGAATTGCGACTGAAATGCACATACAAACCAAATGATTTCAACCATTTGATGATTTGTAGACATACAAGAATATATATGAAGTAACAGACAGGAAAGTGATGACGCACATCGGAACCGCAGTCAGTATCTCCTGTGATGAGGTTATCAGGAGctttttacatacagtatgtggcGAACTGCTGATATGATCAAGTGTTCACGGCTCCTTCAGCACAACTCTGTCCCATCAACTGACCCTCTGTTAAGGAGATAACAATGTATGAGTGAACCACTGCCATCATCAAAAAACAggacacatacaaaaaaacaagatcaggGCTCTGAAATGAAACACTATTATTAAAAAGGATATAATTCACacaataaagttaaaaacataagtggaaaatgaaatgtatattttgaatttcattttatatatcaGTCACTAAAAGTTGCAAGTTATGGAAGAAGtatcagatattttactttaataaaagtggaaataattaaaaggaaaaaaaaatactattgtTATTGCTGATGCTATAATGTGTATGAAGCCTTTTTAGATGTAGCTGATTGAAGAAAAGCTCAATTTTACCACCTGGgtagtttaatttaaaacaataacaatacatcaCATTTCAAGTTGATCTGTTCTTTATGTAAAACTTTGATCTTTAAAGTAACCCGTAACtccagctttcttttttttgttgtaacttTTACtaatttaaaagtataaaatactCCAGTAAGtacaaaaatgtagaaataaagtgaaaaagaaataaagtcaaGAAacgaggtcacacacacacacacacacacacacacacacacacacacacacacacacacacacacacacacacacacacacacacacacacacacacacacacacacacacacacagagtggacTATCTTGTGGCAGCTATCAAGCATCAAGGTTCAGACCACTGAAGTATTGTATTCCTCTGCACCTCTTTGTTTTGGAAGTGATTCAATTGTGATTAGCCGTGATGAACTCATCCCGTTATAAAAGCCTCCGTCTCTCTGACAGAAGGCACAGTTTGACCCGAGAACCTCAGGATTTAAGGTGAGTCTCTTCCTTGGTGTTTCTGATCCTCTGTATGGCTGCAGGCAAAATTGTTTCATTCATATGtttgaggaaaaaacatttgactgttTCAATTTATAGCTTTATGTTAAAAGTTTGTGCTTGTGATGCTTACTACAGTTTGCCACCGTTTTATTGTAATCTCTGCAACTTTCAGTGTCATATTGAATAACCCCTTAACTTTTCTCTCCAGGTTTGTCTTGCTCATCCGCAGTCATGAAGTTCTCCATCATTGCCGCTCTTGTCGTTGTGCTGGCTGTTGCCCATGGTAAGCAATAGTTTCCCTGTTATTTCATATACGTAATGTATTTGTAAGATCAGGCATAGactaagaaatatataaaataacttcTTAATATATCTGGTTCATTTTCAGCACCTGTAAAAAAGCGATAAGCATTTGTAATAAAAGGTCAGATCTTTCTGAACCCAAAGTTGAACCTGCACCTTTTTCAAAATTTGAAAATCAACCAAATTCAAAGGGTTTTGTGCAGGCTTACCCTTCAATCTGATGAATTAAAGCTATCACTGTTCATATTCATAACTGTCTTCAGGCCCTGCACTGTGCGAGTGTGAATCAAATTGAGTGGATAAAGACGAGTAAATGTGTGTTCACAGGCACTGAGGCCAAGTCAGTGGTGAAGCGTGACGCCCAGTCTGATATGGACAAGTTCGCCAAGCTCATCAGTGAGATGTCGGCCAGCATCACCAGCACCACCCAGGACATGGTGGAGAAGGTCAAGGCTCTGGAGGTGACCAACACTGCCCAGTAAGTATTCTCTGCACTGCATTCAGTGTTTCATTACGGTCTATTTTTTTTCAGGGTGCAGTAACTTTGACTTTGCTGTGCCTGTAATTGTGGGGCTCTACAGATTTAAAACCACTGTTCCCCTCTGTGTGCATGACAGGTTGGATAGGGTATTCAGTTAAATGCTTTATGCTTAAACTTTGAATGTAAATCGCCAGGATTAAGGTGTTAACATGACTGTATGTCAGCTTAATTGCTCCTAAAATAATATGTTCAAATGTCATATGGAAGTTCCAGGAGGGATTATTTTCCCTCTGCAAATTTgacttcatttttaaaaatctaatttaaacacGAATACTCTCTGTagaagttaatttatttatagaaaatcTCATGTAATTCAGAAACGACACATGAGAAAAACtggcaaaaaaaccaacaacaaatgagtcattttctgtcaattgttaaaattaagtcatatttttgattgcaaataagaaaaacatgagGCTAAAAGGCTATCAACTCTTTGGACAGTAAATGGGTTGTTTTTCGGATTAAATTACACTATCGTGACCTAAAACCTGGACAGTAATACACCGTGATTCTCAAAAGGTTTTCCTGAAAAGTCACACTTAACACATTTTCAGTCAGTTTTAGttaatttttctttattcaaatacaaataagcaacaacaacaaataaaaatacaaggcAGAGTCAGCAGCATTAATAACCGGAGAATgttgcttcctcttcctcccacagGACTTACGTGGTGGACAGCATGTCCAAGATCCAGACTCTGGCTGAGAGGGTCCAGGCCGAGGCCACCAACCTGCAGGAGCAGGCCAAGCCCTACATCGGCAACATCGAGGAGCACATCAGGCCCATGACGGAGAACTTCAAGACTCTGACCGACAACTTACAGGCCCAGGTGAAGACTCTGACCGACATGATGCCCAGGTTCTTCCAGCAGGTGATGGACCAGATCAAGGAACTGCTGCAAGCCCAGTAAAGAGTCACTTTTTTGTTCTGCCCAAAATAATGCTTCCCTTGTCGttctcctttctgtctttaAGCCATCTGACATGTGATGCCTGAATGTCGTCATTAAAGGGGTTTCAAAAGTCATCATTTTGAGCTGACGTATTCTTTATTTTGACTTATATGAGCAAATATTTGATTTGCATTGCGAGTGCAGCGATTAATTTAAGAAAAGGCCAAAAGGGCAAGTACTCAagttgaaatgaaatatatatattgtagcaGAATCTGATGAGTTACTCATTGGAGTGGAAGTCGATATCAACATTACCTCTGACCTTTGGGTCATTGGTGTTTACCATCATTCATGGTTCAATATTCTGAAGTAGGCTGTCAAACAGGTTGGAGTCAAGCTTACAGCGTGGATGATATCAGATTGATTAGATCAACCCAAATTAATGGCTGTATTGACTAGGGCTAATAATTAACCTCATGTACAATCAGAAtgataaacacaacaaaccgtgtaaaagtcctttttttttttatccaaacaacCTTTAAGCTTGGggaaaaatacaattaaatcgCCTTCACAAgcttataaaacaaataaataagcagATTAACaactgatgcattttttttagtttaattgAACAGTTGGACGCAGCGTAAGCAGAGTCAATCAATATCTCAGAAATATCTCAAATACAGTTTTATCCATTTTCCATTAAGCATTTCTAAGAAACAGCATGAGCTTTTCCCCTCTAAGAATAACAAAAGGATAGTAATATTTTCAGTTGAAGCACAGTTTGAACAGTATGTTCAACATTATGATAAACGGTATTGTGAGGTaaatttgttttgacaaattACTTTCCAAGAAGAAATTGTGTTTCTTACTTGTCAAATCAACATCTTTCTGTCTGCTGCCGTCTCGTCCAGACAGAAAAACTCACCATGATCCCTGCAATAGTAAGCCTTTTTAATTGAAAAGGAAATGATTAATaggaaaaaaagtaaaccactctaaaaccaaacacaacattaaagatctgtaatgattttttaaaacacacagaataaaataattcttgacctataaaataattcaaaagtatttgcatgctataaagaaaaatagatttcTATCAGTCCTGTCTCGGCCGTTAATTTCCACTATGAAGCAAATGTATGGgtcatatataataaaaagattaacatttttttttaaaaatggagcCTTTAAACATTTGATGCTGGATTTTCACACAAAATTGTGGGACTTCTTGAAGGAGATTAATCGAGATTTGACATCGTTCAGTCTGTTGTGAACAATAGTGAGACATCAGGATGTAATTACTGCTCATTATTCTTGGAAGAAAACTGGAGCAGGTGATGCTTCATGATGCAAATACCTGAAAGGAAGTTCTCAGTGTCacattttgagagaaaaaaaataaataaaaaggttcaGTTCTAGCTTGTGTCTCAAAGCAGTGAGGGAGACAATGACTTGTTGTCAGTTtaacaacagaacaacaaaatCACTAGTCTTCCACGCTGCCATGGACTCGCTCATCCAGACAGTGAAGGCCACGAGATTTACCTCCTTTCCTGTCAAATACCTGAGCGGCATTTTTCGAAAATTCGTTCTTTTTCTATGTAAATGAAAAATTCTTGTAAAGCATTTTATATAAAGGATATATCTTAGCTCTCTCAATAAAACGCATAGAACTTAAACAGCATTATCTTTCTCTCCAGTGTTAATCTGTCACTACACACTCCTTCCTGCTCTGTTGCCAAGCTACACGTCGTACTGAAGGTGGCCTCCTTGAGCTAAAGTACGGTCCTGTTGTGAGGAGGGAGGGCTGAATGAGCTTTAGACAAAAAAACCTCCGCGGCTCTCCTACAAAAAAAACGAAACTTTCCTCAGCACTTGCAGACGTCTCGGTTGAAGGCCGGGGCCTGTTCGTCACAGAAGAACTGGCAGTCCCGAGCGGCCTTCTCCTTGTGGAGATTAAATGACTCGGTTGGCagcctgtcaaaaaaacattctgtaaaAGTGCTCAAACTCGTGCTCGAGAGAAAAACACTTATAgatgtttgttctgtttcaaTTACTGCACTTATCTCTGGGTGACTACTTCCTTATGCTTCATCTACCATTTTTCATATCTGAAAAGAAGaatcataaagtcataaaacgTGCATCTTTATTGACTTGTGTTGAATATTTCGATCCCTCCTGCCTCTAAATTGTATTCATAAACTTACAGAATTACACTTCTAGGTTCTGCACCAGCATAAATCATGCACATAACATGCTGCATCTCTACCTTGAATCACGACACCAACAGGTTTGTGTGAACCTGTGGAGGGTTCAGTGCGTTCTGGAGGGAAGGACGAGGCGGAGGGATGGAGAGGTTTGAGGCCGGCGTCAGGGTCATCTGCCGGGACAATCTGTGTGATCCGAGGAATCGGTGCAGCCGGTGATAACCCCCGCACcctgaaacagagaggagaaaaacgAACGCTCGCAAGCTGTCGTTCAGTCACTGcggtgtgtttttatgttctgaCGTCAGTGCTAATCAGTTCAATGTCAGTCTGATTCAGCTGTCAGTCAGCGACGCTGCAGCAGTAAAGTAGTTGAATGGTGAAGAGAACGGATGCTGTGAGCATGTTAATGTATGCTTTCCACTTCAGAATTCTAAAGCTCTGCTGCACTCATTCAGGGGTTTGTCTCTATGATAACGATATTCAGTTCCACATTGTCCATAAATTCTGAAGGGGTCTAGGTAAGGTCCTGTGCGTTGTCAATAGTGATCAATAATTCAACATTAGTAATAGTGTTTCGGACCTCTGAATTCAGCTTTTGCAGAGAAGACGTGCCAGTCAGTTGTTTCTCACTGGCACTTTGCCATTTTGTTAATGCTTTAGCTGGACACAGAGTGGTGGACAAGAATAACAGTGTTGGACACGTACAGTATCACACTGATGGGCACATGTTACAGCGATTAACACATATGTGATGGACATGTATTCAAatgatggatatatatatatatatatatatatatatatatatatatatatatacaatgacGGACACATACTATATAAAAGTGGTGGACATAAGTCACAGTGATGGACACATTTTACAGTGATGGACACATTAAATTGGTGGACACACATTAAAGTGAACAAATCATATTAGATGCTTTAATTATATCAGAATAAGCACTTTATTTTAGGAGATATACCAACATGTCACCTTAAATATCCGAGTTTGTCACTTATGTCATAAAATCCTATACAGCATATTAAGCGTATAGGACAAAGCtgttattgtgattatttttctgtctgtagtCTTTATACACGAGTGTTACCTGCATCCACTTATTCTTCAATTCTAACAGATAGAAACATGTTTCTTTCTTGTAacgaaagaataaaaaagatctATTCTTCAGATTTTTCTGTCGCTGCCTGAAGAATAAGTGACTAATTATTTCTGCATTCACGGCTCtgcattttatgatttatgtagAATTTCATTGTGTGAAACTGATTCCTACCGAGTGTTAATCCTGACCATGAGCGCAGAAGGTGATGTGAGTATTTACTGAAA
It encodes:
- the LOC129110251 gene encoding type-4 ice-structuring protein LS-12-like — encoded protein: MKFSIIAALVVVLAVAHGTEAKSVVKRDAQSDMDKFAKLISEMSASITSTTQDMVEKVKALEVTNTAQTYVVDSMSKIQTLAERVQAEATNLQEQAKPYIGNIEEHIRPMTENFKTLTDNLQAQVKTLTDMMPRFFQQVMDQIKELLQAQ